TTTTAGGACAATAGGTGTACCTCATCTTGGTATACAGTCGTTTGAAAAGATTTTCACCCATTACGGTTATGAAAAACGTGACTACTATCATTTTCCTTCCAAGAAGCTAGATGCCTATTGGTATGCTCCCCCCACAGATAAACATCCTCGTGTTTTCATAAGTGAGCTAAGGGTAAACGAGCTGTCACACACTGCGCAAACCATCATAAGAAGTTACACTGCTGAAGTAAAAAGCGACCCTGTAGATAAGCTAGATTTAAATGATGTACAGGTCGTTGACCAATTTCTACATAGCCCACTATGGCGTGTCCCAACGTTGGAAGACTACAATAACCTTGCTAATGAGAGTGAATACGCTTCTTGGGTTATCTACAACAGGTATTACTTAAATCATTTTACCATTAGCATCCATAACTTACCGAAAGGGTACAACGATATTGCATCTTTTAACCGGTTTCTGGAAAGACATGGATTTAAACTGAACACTTCGGGTGGAAAAATAAAAACGAGTCCGGATGGTGGATTGTTGCAAAGCGCAACGGTTGCTGAAATGATTGAAGCTACTTTTGCAGACGGCCAGCAACAGAAAATATCGGGTTCTTATGTTGAATTTGCAGAAAGGCGGGTTCTTCCTGAATATGCAGACCTACCAGCCGATCAGCTAAAGCGCCATCACCGCCGAGACGGCTTTGAAGCGAATAACGCTGATAAAATCTTTGAAAGCACTTATCGTTCGCAGACAAAATCATAAGTGAAGTTCAAAAAAAAACGCATAGCTATATAGGTGAAATTTATACAGCTATGCATCAGGTATGTATTTAAACCACTACGTTTACAATTTTACCTTTTACAACGATCACCTTTTTAGGGCTTTTACCATCGAGGTAGCGTTGAACGTCCGAATTGCGCAACACTTCTTCTTCCACATCCTTGGGTTCTAAACTTAAAGCCATATTCAGTTTCATGCGCATTTTCCCGTTAAAAGAGATGGGATATTCAAACTCGTTTTCCACGAGGTATTCCGGGTTAAAGGTTGGGTAGGCAGCAAACGATAAAGAACCTGCTTCATTCCCTAGTAACACCCATAATTCCTCACAGATATGCGGCGCATACGGAGACAAGACAATTACCAACTCTTGCAAGATTGCTCTTTTATTGCATTTCAAATCGGTCAATTCATTTACACAGATCATAAAGCTGGAAACCGATGTATTAAATGAAAAGCGCTCAATATCTTCACTTACCTTTTTTATAATTTTATGCAACGATTTAAGTTCTGCTTTTGAGGGTTGTTCCTCCGAGACAGAAAAGTTAAAAGCATTATCATGGAACAATTTCCAAAATTTACGCAGAAACTTATAAACCCCCTCAATTCCATTGGTATTCCATGGTTTACTTTGCTCCAGCGGACCTAAAAACATCTCATACATCCGCAGGGTATCGGCACCGTACTGTTCTATAATATCATCTGGATTAACCACATTGAACTTCGATTTCGACATCTTCTCGATCTCATATCCACAAATGTATTTACCATCTTCTAAGATAAAGTCGGCATCCGCATACTCCGCTCTGGATTGACGGAATCTATCCAAATCAAGTACATCATTTTGCACAATATTGACATCGACATGTAAAGCAGAGGTTTTATACTGATTTTTCAAGCCGTGTGAAACAAATGTATTGGTTCCCCCTCCTTCCTCGTCTAGAAGTCGGTATACGAAATTTGATCTCCCTTGGATCATTCCCTGATTAATCAATTTTTTAAAGGGCTCTTCTTCATTTACCACGCCTAAATCTTTCAGGAACTTATTCCAAAACCTACTATATAGCAGGTGTCCGGTGGCATGTTCAGATCCACCTATATATAAATCGACGGCTTGCCAGTAGTCTACCGCTTCTTTTGAAGCAAAAGCTTGCTGATTATGCGCATCCATGTAACGATACCAATACCAGCTTGACCCTGCCCAGCCAGGCATAGTGCTCAGCTCATATTCATACGTATCTTGATACTTCCAATCTTTAGCACGGCCCAGAGGTGGTTCTCCCGTTTCTGTAGGCAAGTATTTATCCACTTCGGGCAGTAAAAGTGGCAATTCAGCTTCGTCAATAACGTTAGGCAATCCTTCTTTAAAATATATAGGTACGGGCTCTCCCCAGTAGCGCTGCCTCCCAAAGATGGCATCACGCATTCTAAAATTAATTTTTGCTTTACCGGCCGCTGTACGTTCCAGTTCTGCAATAAGAAGCTGCACAGCTTCTTGATAACTCAAGCCGTTAATCAGTTGTGAATTGATATATTTCCCTTCCTTACGACTATCGGCTTCTTCGTCAATTTCCTGTGTATCTAAGATTTTTATAATGGGCAGATCGAAATGCTTCGCAAACACATAATCCCGCTGGTCTCCCGAAGGCACAGCCATAACGGCTCCGGTACCGTATCCGGCAAGCACGTAATCAGCTATCCAAACAGGCACCGTCTCTCCCGTAAGAGGATGTATGGCGTAACTACCGGTAAATACTCCAGAAACATATTTCGTATCTGCCATCCGATCGCGTTCTGACTTTTTCTTCGCTTGTTCTACATAAGCTTCTACCGCCTGCAATTGCTCTTTCGTAGTGAGGGTAGCAACCAATTCATGTTCTGGAGCAAGTACGAGAAAGCTAACGCCATAAATCGTGTCAACCCGCGTGGTGAACACTTCGATAAAGAGCGTTTCTTCATGTGCTACGCTAAACTTTACACTGGCGCCCACACTCTTTCCTATCCAATTGCGTTGCATTTCCACTAGGGGTTCCGGCCAGTCAATTGTATTAAGCCCATTTAACAGACGTTCGGCGTAGGCTGTTATCCGCATGCTCCACTGCATCATCTTCTTTTGAATAACCGGATACCCCCCCCGTTCTGAAACGCCGTCTTTTACTTCATCATTTGCCAGCACAGTACCTAAGGCTGGACACCAATTCACCGCACTTTCTCTTAGATACGCCAATCGGTATTTCAGCAATTCGCGTTGTTTCTCCTCTTCGGAAAAAGCTTGCCATTCTTGAGCTGTAAACGACAAGGTGTCTTCATCGCATACCGCAAGTACCCCTTTACTACCTTCATTTTCAAAACGATGTAACAGTTTAGAAATGGACTCTGCTTTATCTGAAGTAAGGTCATAATAAGCATTAAAAAGCTGTATAAAAATCCATTGTGTCCATTTATAATAAGAAGGATCACTGGTTCTGATCTCTCTACTCCAATCAAAAGAAAAACCGATATTATCTAACTGTTCTCTGTATCGATTGATATTAGCGGCCGTTGTTATCGCTGGGTGCTGACCGGTTTGAATAGCATATTGCTCCGCCGGAAGCCCAAAAGAGTCGTATCCCATAGGATGTAAAACATTATACCCTTTCAGGCGTTTATAACGACTGAAGACATCTGAAGCTATATAACCTAGGGGATGACCGACATGCAGCCCTGCCCCAGACGGGTAAGGAAACATGTCTAGCACATAATATTTTGGCTTTTCTGACGTATTACTTACTTTGAATGTTTTGTTAGAGGCCCAGAATTGTTGCCACTTTTTTTCTATAGTTTTAAAATGATAGTCCATTATAACACATTACAGTATGACTTGCGAAAGTACGAAAAATCTTACATCTCATGTCCTATATATCGTATCTAATTGTTAATTTCGCAGTTCAAATCATTACATATGGAAGAATTTGAAGTAAGTACCTCATCGCGAAAAACAAAATCTGTTTATATATCAACGGTAATCAGCATTGCCTTGGTTTTATTGATGACAGGCTTATTGGGTTTGATTTTAGTACACGCCAAGAACCTTTCAAACTATGTTAAGGAAAATATAGTACTTAATATTATCGTTAATGAAGACGTTAAAGAAGCTGACATTCTGAATTTACAGAAGGAACTAGATGGCAATGAAGCAGTTTTACGTACGCAG
This Olivibacter sp. SDN3 DNA region includes the following protein-coding sequences:
- a CDS encoding DUF1338 domain-containing protein; amino-acid sequence: MDRIKILDCVLDGLMNRYKQRVPDVEGILSAMRNEQIIKDDDAIENDHIAFRTIGVPHLGIQSFEKIFTHYGYEKRDYYHFPSKKLDAYWYAPPTDKHPRVFISELRVNELSHTAQTIIRSYTAEVKSDPVDKLDLNDVQVVDQFLHSPLWRVPTLEDYNNLANESEYASWVIYNRYYLNHFTISIHNLPKGYNDIASFNRFLERHGFKLNTSGGKIKTSPDGGLLQSATVAEMIEATFADGQQQKISGSYVEFAERRVLPEYADLPADQLKRHHRRDGFEANNADKIFESTYRSQTKS
- the leuS gene encoding leucine--tRNA ligase, with the translated sequence MDYHFKTIEKKWQQFWASNKTFKVSNTSEKPKYYVLDMFPYPSGAGLHVGHPLGYIASDVFSRYKRLKGYNVLHPMGYDSFGLPAEQYAIQTGQHPAITTAANINRYREQLDNIGFSFDWSREIRTSDPSYYKWTQWIFIQLFNAYYDLTSDKAESISKLLHRFENEGSKGVLAVCDEDTLSFTAQEWQAFSEEEKQRELLKYRLAYLRESAVNWCPALGTVLANDEVKDGVSERGGYPVIQKKMMQWSMRITAYAERLLNGLNTIDWPEPLVEMQRNWIGKSVGASVKFSVAHEETLFIEVFTTRVDTIYGVSFLVLAPEHELVATLTTKEQLQAVEAYVEQAKKKSERDRMADTKYVSGVFTGSYAIHPLTGETVPVWIADYVLAGYGTGAVMAVPSGDQRDYVFAKHFDLPIIKILDTQEIDEEADSRKEGKYINSQLINGLSYQEAVQLLIAELERTAAGKAKINFRMRDAIFGRQRYWGEPVPIYFKEGLPNVIDEAELPLLLPEVDKYLPTETGEPPLGRAKDWKYQDTYEYELSTMPGWAGSSWYWYRYMDAHNQQAFASKEAVDYWQAVDLYIGGSEHATGHLLYSRFWNKFLKDLGVVNEEEPFKKLINQGMIQGRSNFVYRLLDEEGGGTNTFVSHGLKNQYKTSALHVDVNIVQNDVLDLDRFRQSRAEYADADFILEDGKYICGYEIEKMSKSKFNVVNPDDIIEQYGADTLRMYEMFLGPLEQSKPWNTNGIEGVYKFLRKFWKLFHDNAFNFSVSEEQPSKAELKSLHKIIKKVSEDIERFSFNTSVSSFMICVNELTDLKCNKRAILQELVIVLSPYAPHICEELWVLLGNEAGSLSFAAYPTFNPEYLVENEFEYPISFNGKMRMKLNMALSLEPKDVEEEVLRNSDVQRYLDGKSPKKVIVVKGKIVNVVV